In Streptomyces sannanensis, the DNA window AACGAGGAGCGGGCGGCATGAGCACCACGACGACGAACACCCACCCGAACACGACGTCAGCGGGCACGGCGCCCCTCCCCGCCCAGACCCGGAGCGGGAACACCCCCGCCGCCGAGGCCCGCGCGGCGGCCCTGCTGGACGCGGGCGCGGTCCTCCCGGCCGGCACCACCGACCGCGACGACGCCGACGCGCTGACGGCCCGCACCTACGCCCACACTGCCCTCGGCGACCGCCCCGTGGTCCGGCTCGTGCCCGGCACCCTCGGCGAAGCCGAGGACCTGGCCCTGGAGTTCCTCGGGCTGGCCCGGACGGCCGACGCCCCCGTCGTGGGCCAGGTGCGCCGCGAGACGCTCGGCTTCCCGGCCTGGGCGCTGGTCAACGACCCGGCCAACGGGCACCACGCCCTGGCCCTGGTCAAGGACATCGAGCGGCTGGGCCGGCAGGCCAGGACCCGCGCCGGAGCGGCCAAGGAGGGCTTCGACGCACTCGGCACCCGCCTCGGCCGGGCCGTGCCCCACTTCCTCCCCACCTACTACGAACAGGTGGCACGCCTTTTCCTCCAGGCCGAGAACACCACCTACGCCGCCTCTTTCTTCGGCAAGGCCCGCGAGGCCGAGCGGGTGCACGGGCTGGTCGTGGACGAGGACCGGCAGCGGGCCGTCTTCCTGGAGTTCGCCTTCGCCGGCGCACTGACCGTCAAGGCGCTGCGGCAGTACGTGGGAGACCTGGTGGCCCGGCTCGCACCGGCGGACGCCTGGGCGCAGTTCCGCCGCCTGCTGGTCGAGCGCTGCGCCGCCGGCATGCCGCCGTACGCGGCACTGCCGCAGGACGTGCGCGCGCTGGTCAAGGCCGCCGGGCTGGACCGCGAGGCCGCCGAACGCGAACTGGTGGCCGATCTGATCGGTTCCCCGGGAGTCGTCCGCGCCCCCGCCTCGTTCTGGACGGCCTACCGCTCCGCGCTCGTCACCCTCGCCCGACAGGACGCGACCGTGCGAGCCCGGCTCCTCGGCTTCTTCCCGGAGACCTTCAGCGAGAGCGGCCGGGACACGGCCGGCGAACGGGGCTGGCTCGCGCTACTGGCCGAATCCGGTGCCGAGGACCTGCTGACCACTCTCCCGGACGCCTCCGGCGACGCCCCCTCCGACCCTGCCGCCCCCACCGCCCCGTCCGACTCCCCGGCGGACTGGCTCGCCCGCTGGGAAGCACACCGCCGGCGCAACCGGGCCACCGCCGGCCGCAGCCCTCAGACCCTCGACCTGGCCGCCCGGATGACGGACCGGCTGCGCGCCGACGGGCGCCCCGTCGAGCTGTTCCAGGGCCGCTGGCAGCGCACCGCCGACCTGGACCTCCTCGACCTCTGCCTGGCCTCCGGTGTCCCGGTCGCCGAGCCGGACAACCAGGACACCGGCACCGCGCAGCCCCCCGGCGTCCCGCTCGCCTCCTGGCTCACCGACACCGCGCCCGGCGCGCGGGACCTCACCGCCGTCGCCGAACGGCCGGTCTTCCGCGCCCTGCTGAGCCGGACCCTCGGCAGTCTTGGCGGCGGAGGCGGCCAGCGGCTGGGCGACACCGGCATGTCGACGCTGGCGGCGCACCCGGTGCTCTCCCGGATCCTGCGGGAGTGGCTGACCGCCTGCGCCGAGGAGTACACGGCCGCGCGCGGGCTCCCCGGGCTGCTGACCGCCCTCAACCGTCTCTCGGCGTTCCGCTCCGTGGTCGCGGACGCCGCCCCGGAAGCCGTGCAGCTGCTCCAGGACCATGACGTCGTGCCGCTGCTCGCCGCCACCCTGCGCACCGGCGTCCTCGACGAACTGGGCTGGCCCGCGCTCGACGAGACCTACGCCGAACTGGCGGAGGAGGCCGCCGCCGCGCCCCGGCAGCGCAACCGGTCGGAGAAGGTCGGCGTCACCGGCGCCTGGCCCGCGCTGATCCTCAACACCCTCGAACGGGCCGTCGTCGTCGGCCCGGAAGGCGTCCTGCTGCGGCACACCCTGCGGCTGCCCGTCACCGTCGACCACTGGCGGACGCCCGGCTTCCGCTACGTTGACGGCGAGTTGCTGGTCATCTGGTGGGAGGACGGCAAGCAGCGCGGCTACTGGTCGCACCGCCCCGCCGAGGTGTTCACCGTCGGCGGCGAGCAGATCCCCCGCTGGGGCGGCTCCGGCCCCTCGGACGACGTCTGCCTGCCGCTGCCCGGCGGCGGCCGTGCCACCGGCGGCAAGGCCCTGCACGCTGGCGACACCTCCGTCCCGCCGCAGCGCGCCGTCCTCGCCGACGGCACCGGTCTCTGGCGGGAAGGCCACCAGGGCACCCAGCGGGTCTGGCTGGAGTACGACCCGGTCAGCGGCACGCACGGCCGCGCCTCCCTCCCCGCCTTCCTCCGCTCCGGCGTGCAGGACGGCACCCGGCTGCTCACCGAGCACTGCCAGGTGCTGCCCCTCCAGCCCGGCCTGGAGACCACCCCGTTCGGCACGGACGGCACGGTCCTCGGCCGCTGGGTCCGCCGCACGGTCACCGAACCGGGCACACCCGCCCCCGCGGACGGGCACCGGACCGTCGCCGGCACCCCCGACGGCCACACGGTGACCCTGCCGCACCCCCTGCCCGGCGGCGGCTCCCGGGTGCCGCTCGGCGCCCTCACCCTCCCCGGCGGATCACGCCCCGTCATGGCCCTCAGCCACCGCTCCGTCGAGGCACACCCGGCGGACACCGCCGGCACCGGCGGCAGCCTGTGGTCCGTCACCCCCGACTCCTTGGGCGGGAACAACGCGGCGGGCACCCCCTACGTGCCGCCCGTCGCCTACTGGCACGCCCTGCGCCCGAGGGACGAACGCGCCTCGGCCGCCCTGCGGAACCTGACCGACTCCCGGGCCGGGGAGCTGTTCACCGAGGTCGCCGCCGCGGCCGCCCGGCACCTCGAGGCGTACCGGGCCGCCGAGGAGTACACCGGGCCCTCCTCGCGGCAGATGACCGAGGAGGCCGTCGCCCGGGTGCTGCCCGAGGTGTCCGACGCCCGGCTGCTGACGGGCGTCACCGCGCTCGTCCGCAACGCCGTGGACCGCGCCGCCGCGGTCGCCCGGTACCTGGAACCGCCGAAGCCCGCCGAGCCGGCCACCCCCCGGAACACCGCGCGCACCCAGGGCATGTTCTTCGACCACTCGCCCGAGCACGGCGACGACACCACCCTGGTGCACGCCACCGCCTGGGGCTCCGACCGCATGTACGGCGGCTGGTGGGGCGGCGGGAGCCGGTGGACCGTGATCCGGCAGATCCTCGCCGTCAACCATGTCCTCGGCGGCGAGCCCGCGTTCGGCCCGCCCGTACCCGCCACGGTTCCCTCCACCTCCGCGGACGGCTGGCAGCGGGACGAGTACACCGTGCCCGGCCAGTCCCCGGCCTGGACGTCCCTGCTCGACAAGCTGCCGGAACTGGCCTACCGGGCCGCCTCGGCGGCCACGTCCCCGGAGCACCGTGCCGGGCTCCTCCACCTGCTGGACACCCTCGCCGCAGGCCCGCTGGCCGATCCTGCGGGTACCGTCCGCCAGGTGACGCTCGACGAGCCGCTGCCCGCCGGCACACCCGGCCGCAGGAGCGAGCCCGTCCCCCGTCTCGGGCAGGTGCTGCGCAAGGGCGGCCGCACGGTCGTCGTCATCGGCGACGCGGGCCGGAACCGCCAGCAGGACACGGCCCGCTGGCTGGCCCTGGACCACGACCCCACCGGCGTCTTCGGGCCCGTCCCCGGCTTCACCCTGGACAACGAGCACGTCCACCGGCACGGCATCGCCCCGGCCCGGCTCACCCGGCTCACCGCCCTGGTGCGAGAGAAGGGGCCCGCGCCGTGGCGCCCGGAGACGGCCGAGGCGTTCCATGCGGCCACGGGCATCGGCCCGCTCCAGTCCGCCGCCCTGCTGTCCGACGCCGTCACCGACCCCGGCTCCGAGGCACTCGCGCTGCTCGGGGCGAAGACCCGTGCCTTCGAGACGGCCCAGGAAAGGCTGCGCGCCCTGCCCCGGGACGACCGGCACGCAATGCTCCGGGCCCTGCTGCCCGCCGACCCGGCCGACCTGTGGTCCACGGGCCCGGACATCCGGGCCGCCGCCGAGGTCTGGCAGGAGCGCCTGGGCTCCCTCGTCCGCGTCCCCGAAGAACTGGACCTCGACCTGTCGGGCACTGACTCGGGCGCCGTCGGTCTGATCCTCAACTCGGCCTCCCGACAATGGCTCGCCCACGGCAGCGACGTCGAGGACGGCACCGGCCGGCCCGGACTGTACTGGGCGGGCGCCCACGGCGCCGCGTCCTCGGCCCTGACCGCGCTGCGGACCCTCGCCTACACCCTGCCGTACAAGCACCCCCTGCGGGCGCATCTGCCCGCCGGCCTCGCGGCCCTGCGCGGCCGCCTCGCCGACCCGGACCTGGTGCTGGACTTCGGTCTGGTCGGGACCGAGGAGGGCGGCTCGATCGGTCCCGTGATCCGTGCCGCCCACCAGCTTCCCGAGTCCGGCGGCGCCGGTCCCGACGGTCTGGTCCGGGCCGGTGCGGCGCTGCTCCTCGCACCCGAGTACGGCGACCACGAGAAGCTGCTGATCCGCCCGGCCGGCCTTCAGGGCCCCGAGGACCCGGTGTTCGGCCTGGTCGAGGGCACGGTCGCGCAGTACCGGGCGGATGAGATCCGCGCCCTGCGCGCCCTGCTGAGCGAGGAGATCGACGCCCTGGTCTCGGCGGGTGCCCCCGACGGCTCCCCCCACTACCCGGCCCAGGACCCGGCGCGCGCGGTGCCGGACGTGGTGACCGAGGCCGCCGCGGCCCTCGGCCTGAGCATCGACGCCGCCACCCTGTACCTGATGCTGCTCGCCCTGCCCGACCCGACGGACCGCAACTGCGTCCGCTGGACGGAGTGGAAGCCGGCCCGGATCAAGAAGGCCCGTGCGGAACTCGCCGCCACCGACCTCGTCGTGGAGGCGAAGCGCTCCCGCGCCGGCCGCACCCTGTTCCTCCCCTGCGGCTGGCTCGAACGCGGCGCTCCCGGCCTGCCGCTGGAGACCTGGAAGGAAGGCCTCTACCCCGTGACCGGGTCCACCCGGGCCCTGCCGCACCTCCCCGTGCCCGCGCTGTTCGCAGCCGCCTGGGCACGGGCCCGGGGCGGCGACGCCCCCGCCTTCGAAGAACTGGACACCCGCGCACCCCGGAAGGGCCGCCGCCGATGACAAGCGACACCACGACCACCGACAGCACCACCACAGTCGAGGCCCCCGACCAGACGACGACGGCACCCGGCCCGGAGCACCGCCAGGTCACCTTGCCCGAGGACCGGTACGCCACCGAACTGGCCTTCCTCGCCGCCCACGACGCGGGGCCGCGCCCGCCCGGCTGGCTGCTCACCCCGCGCGCCGTCGTCACCTTCGTGATGGGCAGCGCGGGCGAGGCGTTGGGCCTGCCGAAGGGCGCCCGGCCAGGCGCCGGGGTACCGCGCCGCCTGGTGATCGAGCAGAAGTTCGTCGGCGAACGCGCCCTGGTCGAACGGTGCGTGGTCACCCTCGCCGGGGAACGCGGACTGCTGCTCGTGGGCGAACCCGGCACCGCCAAGTCCATGCTCTCCGAACTGCTGTCGGCGGCCGTCTGCGGGACCAGCGCGCTCACCGTGCAGGGCACCGCCGGCACCACCGAGGACCAGCTCAAGTACGGCTGGAACTACGCGCTGCTGCTCGCCCAGGGCCCCACGGAGCAGGCCCTGGTGCCCTCCCCGGTGCTCACCGCCATGACCCGGGGCGCCGTCGCCCGCGTCGAGGAGGTCACCCGCTGCCTGCCCGAGGTCCAGGACGCGCTCGTGTCCCTGCTCTCCGAGCGGCGGATCGCGGTCCCCGAACTCGCAGGCGGCGAGGGCGCCCAGGTGCACGCGGCCCCCGGCTTCACCCTCATCGCCACCGCCAACCTGCGCGACAAGGGCGTCTCGGAGATGTCCGCCGCGCTGAAGCGGCGCTTCAACTTCGAGACCGTGGGCCCGATCGGGGACATGGACGCCGAGACCGCGCTCGTCCGGCGCCAGTCGCGTGCGGCCGTCGAACGCGCGGGCGCCGCCCACCAGGTGGACGACGCGGTCCTCGAAGCCCTCGTCACCGCCTTCCGGGACCTGCGCGAGGGCCGCTCCGCGGAGGGCTGGGAGGTCGAGCGCCCCTCCACGGTGATGAGCACCGCGGAGGCGGTCTCCGTCGCGGGCTCGCTCGGCCTGGCCGCCGCCTACTTCCCCGGCGACCGGGACGTGCTCTCCCTCCTGCCCGGCCATCTGCTCGGCGTCGTCCGCAAGGACGACCCCGCCGACGCGGCACGGCTGCTGGGGTACTGGGACGGGCCGGTCCGCAGGCGCGCGGAGCAGGGGTCGGCCACCTGGCGTGCCCTGTGGGAGCTGCGCACGGTGCTGGAGAACTGACGGATGAGGCACCCGACCACCCCCGAGACACGGTCCGCCGCCGAGGCGCCGCCCGCCGCTGTGGCGTCCTCCGCTGAGGCGTCGTCCGTCGTCGAGGCACCACCCACCCCGCGGAAGCGATCCGCTCCCGAGGAGTTGCCCGGCACCGGGCCGGGCCCCGCCGCCGGTGTGCCGCAGGGCCCGGCGGCCCGGCCCGTCACCACCCCGGAAGCCGCGGTGACGGCCCTCGCGGCGACGGGCCCCGGGCTGCCGTTCCTGATCGGGGTGCGCCACCACGCGCCCTCGCTCGCGGCCGCCCTCCCGGCGCTGCTGGACGCGGCGGCCCCCGACGTCCTCCTCGTCGAACTGCCCGCCGAGTTCCAGCCCTGGCTGGGCTGGCTCGCCCACGACGAGACCGAGGCCCCGGTCGCGCTGGCCGCCGTGCCCGCCGACGGGCCGGACGGGGCAGGCGAACGAGGCCCCGCCTTCTATCCGTTCGCGGACTTCTCACCCGAACTGGTCGCCCTGCGCTGGGCGGCCCGGAACGGGGTCCCGGCCGTGGCATGCGATCTGCCGCTGGCCGACCGTGCCTGGGTGCGGAGCGGGCCGGACACCCCCGCACCCGCACCCGTCCCGGGCGCCGACTCCATGTCCGTCCCGGGGGAAGGACACGGGCCGGGGGAGGGACACAAGCTGTCCGCCGCTCTCCGGTCCCGGCTCACCGGCCGCGACGGCGACGACCTCTGGGACCGCCTGGTCGAGGCTCCCGCACCCGGTTCGGCACCCGAGGCACTGCGCCGTGCCGCCCTGCTCACCGGCTGGGCGCTGCGCTACGAGGCCGAGGCACGGGGCGGCGTAGACGGCACGGACCTGGTGCGCGAGGCATGCATGCGCCAGCATGTCGACGAGGCCCTGGCGAGCGGGCGGCGGCCCGCCGTGGTGGTGGGAGCCTTCCACACCCCGGCGCTGCTCCCGCCCGCCGAGCCCACCGAAGCCCCCACACCGGGCACACCGGAGGCGTCCACCGCCACGCCCGCCCCGGTCCCGCACGGCCACGTCGACGGCACTCCTGCCGCGAAGGCCTGCACGGTCTCCCTGATCCCGTACACCTACCCGCTGCTCGACTCACGGTCCGGCTACCCGGCCGGCATCCGGGACCCGGAATGGCAGCACACCGTCCTGGACGCCGCCGGGGACCCAGCCGCGCTCCACGAGGCGCTGATCCGCACCGTGGTCCGCGTCTGCGCCGCGCTGCGTGAACAGGGCCACCCCTTCGGCCCGGCTGACGGCCGGGAGGTCGTGAGGGTCGCCGGAGACCTGGCACGCCTGCGCGACCTGCCCGCCCCCGGCCGCGGTGAACTCCTGGAGGCCGTGCAGACGGTCCTCGGGCGCGGCGAGACCTACGGCACCGGCCGCGCCGTCGCCCAGGCACTCGAACACGTACTCGTCGGAACCCGCACCGGACGGCCCGCCCCCGCCGCACCCCGCAGCGGGCTGGGCCCCGCCGTGGAGGCCGAGACCGCGGCACTCTCCCTCCCCGGACCGGGGGACGCGCACGAGAGGACGTCGCGCGACCTCCGGCTCGACCCGGCCCGCTCCGCCCTCGACGGACGGCGTGAACTGCTGCTGCGCAGGCTGACGGTGTGCGGCATCCCCTACGCCCAGGAACAGGGCGTGACGGGTGCCGCGGGGTCGGAAGGACTGACGACCCGCTGGCAGGTGCGGTGGACCCCGGCGACGGCCGCGATGCTCACCGCGGCCGGGGCCCGCGGCGTCACCCCGGCCCAGGCGGCCGAGGGACTGCTGCGGCAGCGGCACGCCGCCGAGCGTGCGGAAGGCGGCCCGACGGCCGCCCAGGTCGTGCGGGGCCTCACGGAGGCCGCCGAATGCGGCCTTCCCGCCCTGGCCGGCGAACGGCTCACGGAACTGACAGTCGTACTGCCCGCGAGCGGCACCCTTCCCGAACTTCTCGCCGGACTCGACCTCCTGGACCGCCTCGACGCGGGCCACCTGCCCGGCCTGGCCACCCCCGGCACTCCGCCGGCCTCCGAAACCCCGGACGCCACGGCCTCCCTCACCACCACGTCCGCCTCAGCGACCCGTGCCGCCCGCACCGCACACGCGGCGGAACTCCTGACCTCGGCAGCGGTCCGCCAGGTCGACGGCCTGACCGGATCCGAGAAGCCCGAGGACGCCCGCGCCCTGCTCGAACTGGCCCAGCGCGCCGACCGGCTGGGCGGCATCCGGCTCACCGATGCCCTCGCCCGGCTGGCTGCCGACGGCACCCCGTTGATCGCCGCGGCCGCCGGAGCCGTCCGGGTGCTCACCGGCCACGAGGAGCCCGGGACGTTCGGGACACGCCTCGCCTCCTGGGTGGACGCTGCCGTGGACAGCGCGTCCCGGGCCGCGCTCACCGCCCGTCTCACCGGCGTCCTGACGGCGGCGGGCCCGCTGCTGACCGTCGGTGCCGGCGCTCTGGACCCCCTGCTGCGCCGGGTCGTCGAGCTGGACGACACCGCGTTCCTGGCCCGGCTGCCCGCCCTGCGCGGCGGTTTCGACACCCTGAGCCCGGCCGCCCGGGACCGGCTGCTGGACACCGTCGAGGAGCGGCTGGGCGAGCGGGTGGACACCCTCGACGCCGACGACCCGGCCGAGCCTGCCCGCCGAACGGCCGCCGACCTCGCGGCCCGCGCACTCCTCACCCGCCTCGGCCTGCCCGTCCCGCCACCCGCACACGACGACCGGCCGGCCCCGAACGGCCACCCCACCGCGCCCCCGGTCCCCGCCACCACCGCACCCGCCACCGAGACGCCCACCCCCGCCGTCCCCGGGCCAACGCATCCCCGCACCCCCGCCCCCGCCCCGGCACGGACCCTCGCTCCCGCCGACCGGTGGCGGCTCGTGCTCGGCCGCCGCCCCGACCAACTGCCGTCCGGAGCCGCCCGCCTGGCGACCGCCCTGGACGAGCTCTACGGCGCGGGACGCGGAGAGGGCTCCCGCGGCGGTCTGCCCGCCCCGGGCCGGGGCCGCGGCGGCCGCGAGGCATCGTTCCCCGGGGTACGCGAATGGTCCGAGGAACTGGCCGCGCTGTTCGGCCCCGGCATCCGCGAGGAGGTCCTCGCCGCCGCGGCCGCGACTGGCCGCCAGGACGTCTTCACCGAACTCGACCCGGCAGCCGCCACCCCGTCCGTGGAACTGCTCCGCACGGTCCTGCGGTACGCCGGCGGCCTCCCCGAAGCCCGCCTCACCGCACTGCGCCCGCTCGTCCGCCGCCTGGTCGACGAACTGACCCGGCAGCTCGCCACCCGGCTGCGCCCCGCCCTCACCGGCACGATGCTGACCCGGCCCACACGCCGCCCCGGCGGCCGCCTGGACCTTGCGCGCACGCTGCGCGCCAACCTGGCCACCGCCCGCCGGACAGCGGACGGAACACTCCAGGTCGTCCCCGAGAAGCCGGTGTTCCGCAGCCGCGCCCGCCGCTCGGCCGACTGGCGCCTGATCCTGGTCACCGACGTCTCCGGATCCATGGAGGCGTCCACGATCTGGTCCGCGCTGACCGCATCCGTGCTCGCCGGCGTGCCGACCCTGAGTACCCACTTTCTGGCCTTCTCCACGGAGGTCGTCGACCTCACCGGCCATGTGCACGATCCGCTCTCCCTTCTGCTGGAGGTGAGCGTGGGCGGCGGCACCCACATCGCCGCCGGACTGCGGCACGCCCGCAGCCTGATCACGGTGCCCACCCGCACCTTGGTCGTCGTCATCAGCGACTTCGAGGAGGGCGCACCGCTCGGCGGACTGCTGACCGAGGTGCGCGCCCTGGTGGCCACCGGCTGCCACGTCCTCGGGTGCGCGAGCCTCGACGACGCCGGCCGGCCCCGCTACTCGACGGGCGTCGCCGGGCAGCTCGTCGCCGCCGGCATGCCCGTGGCGGCCCTCAGCCCACTCGAACTGGCCCGCTGGATAGGGGAGAAGACCGCATGACCACCGCTCCGCTGCCACCCGTCGCGCCGGAGGTCACGGCCACCCTGGTGGAAGAGCTCTCGCCCCGGCTGCGCAAGCGGCTGGACGCGGCGGTCTCCAAACTCGGCGCCCGCCCCACCCACCGCGACGGGGACACGGTGACGATCGCCGTCGACGACGACACCGAACTGCGCCTGCACGCCCCGGGCGGCGTCGTGGCGACCGCGGACGCCATCACCTGCGGCTGCCTCCTCGCCCCGGCCTGCGTCCACCGCGCAGCCGCCGCCTGCGCCGCTCCCACGTCAGACCCGGCACCACACCCCGACGACCACCCCACCCAGGCGGCCCCCGAACCCGCCAAGCACCCCGACGACACGACCCCCGCCCCCACACCGTCCCCCGACCCCGCCCCCGGCCCTGACCCCTCGACCGACGTGGCAAGCCCAGCCCAGCGCGCCGCAGCCGACGCCCTGTGGTCGGCAGGCGCCGCCGTCCTCGAGGCAGGCGTCGACGGAGCCGGCGCCGTCACCCAGGCGGCTCTCCTCCGCGCCGCGCACACCGCCCGGCTCCACCACCTGCCACGCGCCGCCGGCGCCGCGCTCTCCGTCGTCACCCTGCTCCGCACGGCCCGCGCCAAAGACCCGTCCTACCGCACCGCCGAACTCGTCACCGCACTCGCCGAACTCCTGGGCAC includes these proteins:
- a CDS encoding vWA domain-containing protein → MRHPTTPETRSAAEAPPAAVASSAEASSVVEAPPTPRKRSAPEELPGTGPGPAAGVPQGPAARPVTTPEAAVTALAATGPGLPFLIGVRHHAPSLAAALPALLDAAAPDVLLVELPAEFQPWLGWLAHDETEAPVALAAVPADGPDGAGERGPAFYPFADFSPELVALRWAARNGVPAVACDLPLADRAWVRSGPDTPAPAPVPGADSMSVPGEGHGPGEGHKLSAALRSRLTGRDGDDLWDRLVEAPAPGSAPEALRRAALLTGWALRYEAEARGGVDGTDLVREACMRQHVDEALASGRRPAVVVGAFHTPALLPPAEPTEAPTPGTPEASTATPAPVPHGHVDGTPAAKACTVSLIPYTYPLLDSRSGYPAGIRDPEWQHTVLDAAGDPAALHEALIRTVVRVCAALREQGHPFGPADGREVVRVAGDLARLRDLPAPGRGELLEAVQTVLGRGETYGTGRAVAQALEHVLVGTRTGRPAPAAPRSGLGPAVEAETAALSLPGPGDAHERTSRDLRLDPARSALDGRRELLLRRLTVCGIPYAQEQGVTGAAGSEGLTTRWQVRWTPATAAMLTAAGARGVTPAQAAEGLLRQRHAAERAEGGPTAAQVVRGLTEAAECGLPALAGERLTELTVVLPASGTLPELLAGLDLLDRLDAGHLPGLATPGTPPASETPDATASLTTTSASATRAARTAHAAELLTSAAVRQVDGLTGSEKPEDARALLELAQRADRLGGIRLTDALARLAADGTPLIAAAAGAVRVLTGHEEPGTFGTRLASWVDAAVDSASRAALTARLTGVLTAAGPLLTVGAGALDPLLRRVVELDDTAFLARLPALRGGFDTLSPAARDRLLDTVEERLGERVDTLDADDPAEPARRTAADLAARALLTRLGLPVPPPAHDDRPAPNGHPTAPPVPATTAPATETPTPAVPGPTHPRTPAPAPARTLAPADRWRLVLGRRPDQLPSGAARLATALDELYGAGRGEGSRGGLPAPGRGRGGREASFPGVREWSEELAALFGPGIREEVLAAAAATGRQDVFTELDPAAATPSVELLRTVLRYAGGLPEARLTALRPLVRRLVDELTRQLATRLRPALTGTMLTRPTRRPGGRLDLARTLRANLATARRTADGTLQVVPEKPVFRSRARRSADWRLILVTDVSGSMEASTIWSALTASVLAGVPTLSTHFLAFSTEVVDLTGHVHDPLSLLLEVSVGGGTHIAAGLRHARSLITVPTRTLVVVISDFEEGAPLGGLLTEVRALVATGCHVLGCASLDDAGRPRYSTGVAGQLVAAGMPVAALSPLELARWIGEKTA
- a CDS encoding AAA family ATPase, with the protein product MTSDTTTTDSTTTVEAPDQTTTAPGPEHRQVTLPEDRYATELAFLAAHDAGPRPPGWLLTPRAVVTFVMGSAGEALGLPKGARPGAGVPRRLVIEQKFVGERALVERCVVTLAGERGLLLVGEPGTAKSMLSELLSAAVCGTSALTVQGTAGTTEDQLKYGWNYALLLAQGPTEQALVPSPVLTAMTRGAVARVEEVTRCLPEVQDALVSLLSERRIAVPELAGGEGAQVHAAPGFTLIATANLRDKGVSEMSAALKRRFNFETVGPIGDMDAETALVRRQSRAAVERAGAAHQVDDAVLEALVTAFRDLREGRSAEGWEVERPSTVMSTAEAVSVAGSLGLAAAYFPGDRDVLSLLPGHLLGVVRKDDPADAARLLGYWDGPVRRRAEQGSATWRALWELRTVLEN